The nucleotide window GCGTTTCGGTGGCAAAAGCCCCCGACGGAAAAGTAATTTTTATCCCAAATGTAGTTCCGGGAGATGTGGTTGACGTACAAACTTTCAAGAAACGCAAAGCGTATTATGAAGGGAAAGCAGTTCATTTCCATGAATTATCAGAACATCGTGTGGATCCAATTTGCGAACATTTTGGTGTTTGCGGTGGTTGTAAATGGCAAAATATGAATTACAACCAACAATTGTTTTTCAAACACAATGAAGTAAAAAATCATTTGCAACGCATTGGAAAAATCGAACTTCCAGAATTTGAACCGATTTTAGGTTCGGAAAAACAGTTTTTTTACAGAAATAAAATGGAGTTTTCGTTTTCGAACAGCCGTTGGTTGACCGAAGCCGAAATTGGAAGTGACCAAGATTTAATGAACCGAAATGCACTTGGTTTCCATATTCCAAAAATGTGGGACAAAATCCTGGACATTAATAAATGTCATCTACAAGAAGACCCATCGAATGCAATTCGTAATGAAGTTCGCGCCTTTGCCAACGAGCATGGTTTGACTTTCTTTAATCCGAGAGCGCACGAAGGTTTACTTAGAACGTTGATGCTTAGAACGGCTTCGACGGGTGAAATCATGGTTTTGATTCAGTTTTTTGAAGATGACAAAACCAACAGAGAATTGATTCTTGATCACCTTTACGAAAAATTTCCGCAGATTACTTCCCTGCAATATGTGGTTAACAATAAAGCAAACGACACTTTATATGATACCGACATCATTTTATACAAAGGTAGAGATTACATCCTGGAAGAAATGGAAGGTTTGAAATTTAGTATTAACGCTAAATCTTTTTACCAAACCAATTCGGAGCAAGCATACGAATTATACAAAATAGCCAGAGATTTTGCCGGACTTACCGGAAATGAAATCGTTTATGATTTATACACGGGAACAGGCACCATTGCTCAATTTGTTTCCAAAAAAGCAAAAAAAGTGATTGGTGTAGAAAGTGTCCCTGATGCTATAAAAGATGCCAAAGCCAATGCAAAACGCAATAATATTGATAATTGCGAGTTCTTTGTTGGGGATATGAAAGTCGTTTTTAATGATGCTTTTATTACGCAACACGGTCATCCGGAAGTGATTATCACAGACCCGCCGAGAGATGGTATGCACAAAGATGTAATTGAACAAATCATGAAAATTGCCCCTGAAAAAGTAGTTTACGTAAGTTGCAACTCGGCTACACAAGCAAGGGATTTAGCGTTAATGGACGAAAAATACAAAGTTACGAGAGTGCGCCCGGTGGATATGTTTCCGCAGACACATCATGTTGAAAATGTTGTACTTTTGGAAAGAAGATAAGCCCTTACATAAATGAAAAAAATAATTGCTTTTTTTATTATTATTCTAGGTTTCGCCTCCTCCAGTTGTGAGCCCGATGATATTTGTGATCCTACTACTCCAACAACGCCTAGAATGCTTATTAAGTTTTATGACATTTCAAATCCTTCCGTCCAAAAAAACGTAACGAATTTAAAAGTTGTTGGCGAAGGAATGAGTGAAGGAGTCGTTTTGAATCCGTCAGCAGTTGATGACACCAAATATTTAGCTAACGGTAACAATATTTTACTTCCGTTAAAAACAGATGCTGATATTGTAAAATATAAATTCATACTAAATTACGGTAACAAGAATCCATTACTGGTGAATACCGATAATTTAGAATTTCATTACACCAGAGAGAATTTATATGTATCCAGAGCTTGTGGCTACAAGACTATTTTTACTTTGGATCCAACTAAACAATTTATACTAACAGATAATACACCTGCTGATGAATTATGGATGCAATATGTGATTGTGGCACAAAATAACATAACATACGAAAATGAGACAATTATTAAAATATTCTTTTAGTATTTACTTTTTGTTGTCTCTGTTATTTGTACAGGCGCAAGAAAAAACGACTACCACAACTGTTGAACAGGGTGTTAAAATAACGGAGCAAAAAAGTACTGTTCCAACAAAAAAGACTCCTGAAAAAAAACTCGATTCAACAAAAACGGAACCTCCAAAACCCAAAATGGACCGATATGGTTTAATTGTTGGTGTTGATATCAATAAAGTGGCTCGATCATTTTATGATTCCAATTATAAAGGAATCGCGTTTACGGGTGATTATCGATTTTCCAAAAAAAACTATTTATACGCAGAACTAGGTAGTGAAAGCATCACAGTTGAGGATCCTTTATTGACCACTACAACCAAAGGATCTTATCTTAAATTCGGTCTAAACCGTAATCTCTACACAAATTGGTTGGATATGGAAAACCTTATCACAATAGGTGTACGAGGCGGTTTCAGCACATTTAATGAAGAGTTAAAGAACTATCGTATCTATAATCCAAATCCTTATTTTGGACCATCTGAGCTTATCGATTCTGGAGTTACACACAATGGATTGACAGCCAGTTGGGCAGAAGTTTCTGCAGGAATAAATGTAAAAGTATTCAACAATGTTTATGTTGGTTTTAGCTTACAAGTAAAAGCATTGATAACAAATTCGGAGCCTACTGATTTTGAAAATCTTTATATTCCAGGTTTCAACAGAACCTATGATGGTAATTTTGGAGCTGGATTCAATTATACCATTGCTTATTTTATTCCTATCTATAAAAAGAAAGTTGTACCGGTAGAAGTAAAAAAAGTTTCGAAAGCGCCCACTAATGGAGCAGTAAAAACGGTACCAAGACAATAATACATTGAAAATTGATTACAATACCATTTATACATATAAAATAGTCCAATCTACTCGTTCCTTTCCTCCAATACTGCCTCAAAAAATAATTCCGTAGCTAAGGCTATGCGATGATTTTTATCGTTGTCTTGAAGAAAAATAACTTCGCATCTTTAGACTATTTTACATATATAAATGGTATAAAAAAGGAGTAAAACTGAATTGAATTCAGTTTTACTCCTTTTCATTTTAGGTTACATTAAGGCTATCCTATTTCCTTGATCCCTTTAACAAACAACCATGACATGAATAGTTTTTCTCCGTCTTTGGTTTTCGCTGCCTGAAATTTTGGAGCCAAAAAAGTTCCTAAAAGAAAAGCGGTCATCGGTATCCAAAATCCTGAAAGACTGGTATATTGTTCTACCAAATAGCGAAATAATATAAACAATATAGCAAAACAACCCAGATTGTATAGAAATGCTCTTACTTGTAATTTTGTCATTTTAATGTATTTAAATTCTGCTTTCAAAATTAATTGAAAATCTACAAAATTCTCATAAAAGGCCATATTTTATTTAGAGACTCAAGCTAACAGCAAAAAAAATGGCTAAATAATACAAATTTAACAATAATTACCTTTATTATTTTTCGTATTGATTTATGTGTTAATTTTATCACAATCCAAAAACAATTTTTGTAAACAATTAATTTACAGGTAAATATAACAAGAAATCTTTCTAAAGAATTCTGTTTGTTATTTATCATAAATCTTTCATGGGCTTTTTTATAGATCTACTACCCAACAAACAAATCTCTTAATTATCTAAAAAGAAGTAACTCTTGCAAGTTAAAAGCTTGATACATTAAACATATATGCATTATGAAAACAAAAAAGCAAATTGCACATCAAAATTTAGGAATCGCCAAAAAAAATAAAATAATACTAAGCATCGATGGTGGTGGGATGAGAGGAATATTAACCATTCAGTTACTAAAAAGACTGGAAGCAATAGCTGGAAGTCCCTGTTATGAATGGTGCGACATGGTGGCTGGAACATCTACAGGAGGAATTATTGCTTCTCTAATACTTAATAAAAAGAGTGCTCAAGAAATAGAAGATCTTTACGTAAAACTGGTTTCCAGAGTTTTCACAAAACGAAATATGTTGGCTAATCGTTTTTACAACCCACCCGCTTTTGACAAAATTAATTACAGGACTCTTCTCAAGGAAATTGTTGGAGACAAAACCCTTCAAGATGTCTGTAAAGAAACTGGTCTGGATTGTGTTTTGACTTCAAAAGATATGTCTGCGGGCGAAGAAACTTTTTTTACCTGCGTCAATAAAGATGATAATTTTATAGGTACCTACAAATCGGTTTTGCTTCGGGGCGTTATGGAAGCCACAATGTCGGCACCAACTTATTTCACTCCATTTGAACGATTTATTGACAGTGGAACAACCACTTTTAACAATCCCGTGCTAGCTGCAGTATTGGAAGCATTAGAATATACCGGAAAAGAAAAATACAAATCAGATCAATTAACTGTTTTCAGTTTTGGAACAGGAACCACACTTCGATTTATAGCTCCTGACAAAACACAAGATCCCAAAGGCATTGATGCTTTGTTTTGGCTCAATTATGTTATGGAAGAAACAGGTAAAGACGCCAGTGAAATGCAAGTTGATGTTTTGCGTAGTGGGTTAATCAAAGGACTGGATTTTCGCAGATACCAAATCTCCTTTGACGAAGAAACGATGTCAAAATTACCAAATGAAAAAATAGAACATATCCAATCACTGAAAGCCGATTGGTTACATAGCCTAAATAATGAAGAATTAGGAAACATCGACATGGCTGACGTCAGTTTGTTCCCTTTGATGATTACCATCGGAAATGCAATGGCGGATTACATTTGCCCTCCTGATGAAGAAAATCTTCCAATCACAGAGCGAAAAGGAAATTGGTTCCGCTCTGATTTCGTGTACAGTAAAACTGGTAGAGGAACATTAGTTACCGCAAGAGGTGATGTCGCATCCATCAAAAAACATCTTGAAAGTAAAACTTGGATTGAAAATCAACCAACCGCTTGATAAAGTATAACACGTTTTAAATATTTAGCCTATGAAAACAAAAGTTTTAATTTTTGCCTCATGCCTACTCATGACGCTGAATAGCTGCATTTCTCTAAAATTGGTACCTGATTATAGTGAAGCCATCGAAACGCAAATTATCCAAACACAAAAACAAAACGAAAATTTATATACTGGATTATTGGAACTACCGCAAGAGAAAAGAACATACTCCAGTGTTTCCAAAGAATACTTAGAAATCGAAAGCAACATCAATTCTATTTTGTTCCAATATCAATCCCGCGAAAAAAATGAAGATTTTGTAAAAATGGGCAAACTTTTAAAAGACAATTTCGTACAGTACAAAAAAGAACATAAAGACAAAAAAACGCTCAATGATGGAGAAATTTCTTTATATGTTGCCTATATCAACGGCTTTTGGCAACCTCTTTTAACGGCAGAAAAAGCATTAAAAAACATTAAAAATTAAACATCATGACATTAGACATTAACGAGATACTAGCAGATATGCTCAACGCAATAAAAGGTTCAGTCAAAGACGACTGGAGTGTGGTCAAAAAATCAGCTAACAATTTTATCCAAAGCAAAAAAGATCGTCTGGAATTGCTAGCAAACATGCGAATAACAGGAGCCATAGACAACGATTTTTTTGAAAAAAGATTAGCAGACGAAAAAGAAATATTAACCTCAGAATTGCATTCCATTGCAATTGTCAACAAAGTAATGGCGCAAAATGCTGCCAACGCCGCTTTTAAAGTTTTAGAAAACGTAATAACTACAGCATTAATAATTTAGAAATCATGATAAATAGAAAATTTTTCTTCGATCAGGCAAGAAACACGCTATTTGGCGGAAGTTTAAATACCAAACAAGTGAATGGATTGACAACAATTCTAGACGAATGGGACACTAGTTATTCACATAATGACGATCGATGGCTTGCTTATATGCTGGCCACAGCACATCACGAGACTGGTCGCACTATGCAACCTATAGAAGAATGGGGAAAAGGAAAAGGAAGACCTTATGCTAACCGACTGAAAATGGCCAAAGACAAAAACAGAAATAATATACCTTATACTGACACTTCAGAGATTTTTTATGGGCGTGGATTTGTTCAACTCACTTAGTATGAAAATTATGATTTGGCCGGGCAAAAACTCAATCAGGACTTTCTGCATAATGCAGCTGGTGTCATGGAAATTTCCAATGCTACCAAAATCATGTTCCTTGGTATGACCGAAGGTTGGTTTACAGGCGCAAAACTATCTACTTTTTTTAACCAAAACATAGAAGACTGGAAAAACGCCCGAAAAATAATCAATGGCTTAGACAAATGGGACTTAATAAAAGATTATGCCCTAAAATACTATGCGGCAATAAGTCATACCATTTAAATTCGTTTTTTATTAATGTCTTTTTACCACTAAATTGGATAAAATAAAACTATGAAAAAAACATCTTTTGCATTAATACTGATTTATATACTTTTTACATCCTGTGTGAGTAAAAAAGAATACGCTGCTTTAGAAGCTAGGAATAAGGAAACACAAGATTTATTAAATTCTTCAACTCAAAATCTAAATAAAATCTTTTACGAAAAAGAAAATATTTCATTAGAAAACCAACGCCTTTTAATAGAAAATGAATCTCTAAAAAAAACAAATGAGGAATTAAAAAATCGTATTGAGAATAGTACAAGTTCTCCAATAGAACAATTAATAGAATTCTGCTGCTCAAATCATAATCCGGGCCATTGTGCAACTAATATGCAAGAAATGAAAAAATTATGTTCTGAATATAAATGCATTTTTAAATAAAAAAACATGATAAAAACGACGATTATAACAATATTATTTTTTGGAGCTTTATATTTTGGCTCAGGCGGTTTTATAGTACTTGATAATGAACAACAATATGAAAAAGCTTTAACACTTCAAAAAAAAGAAATATTGTATAAAAATATAAGGTTTTACAACAAAGAAGTAATGGAATCAGCAAAACAACAAGATTTAATACTAGATTTCTATCCTTATTATGATAGATTACCATCTGCATTGAACTTTATTATAACAGCAATTTGCTTTGGCATAATTGGATCCATTGGGAAAATAATAAATGATTCAATAAAAAATGAAACATTATTGCACAAAAAAACAAATCTCCTTTTAATACCCTGTCAGGGAGGCATAATTGGTTTGATCATTTTAGGAGTTTCTTATACCATTCCAGTGATCTTGACAAGCGAAAATGTGACCTTAAAACCTATAACTGTAGTTTTTTTATCCTTATTTAGTGGAATTTTTTATGAGAATTTTTATCAATGGTTTTTAAAGAATCTAAATGATAATGTCTTTAAACAATA belongs to Flavobacterium aquiphilum and includes:
- the rlmD gene encoding 23S rRNA (uracil(1939)-C(5))-methyltransferase RlmD, which codes for MARKNTDKVVFHQIKVLDAGAKGVSVAKAPDGKVIFIPNVVPGDVVDVQTFKKRKAYYEGKAVHFHELSEHRVDPICEHFGVCGGCKWQNMNYNQQLFFKHNEVKNHLQRIGKIELPEFEPILGSEKQFFYRNKMEFSFSNSRWLTEAEIGSDQDLMNRNALGFHIPKMWDKILDINKCHLQEDPSNAIRNEVRAFANEHGLTFFNPRAHEGLLRTLMLRTASTGEIMVLIQFFEDDKTNRELILDHLYEKFPQITSLQYVVNNKANDTLYDTDIILYKGRDYILEEMEGLKFSINAKSFYQTNSEQAYELYKIARDFAGLTGNEIVYDLYTGTGTIAQFVSKKAKKVIGVESVPDAIKDAKANAKRNNIDNCEFFVGDMKVVFNDAFITQHGHPEVIITDPPRDGMHKDVIEQIMKIAPEKVVYVSCNSATQARDLALMDEKYKVTRVRPVDMFPQTHHVENVVLLERR
- a CDS encoding DUF6452 family protein; the protein is MKKIIAFFIIILGFASSSCEPDDICDPTTPTTPRMLIKFYDISNPSVQKNVTNLKVVGEGMSEGVVLNPSAVDDTKYLANGNNILLPLKTDADIVKYKFILNYGNKNPLLVNTDNLEFHYTRENLYVSRACGYKTIFTLDPTKQFILTDNTPADELWMQYVIVAQNNITYENETIIKIFF
- a CDS encoding DUF6048 family protein, yielding MRQLLKYSFSIYFLLSLLFVQAQEKTTTTTVEQGVKITEQKSTVPTKKTPEKKLDSTKTEPPKPKMDRYGLIVGVDINKVARSFYDSNYKGIAFTGDYRFSKKNYLYAELGSESITVEDPLLTTTTKGSYLKFGLNRNLYTNWLDMENLITIGVRGGFSTFNEELKNYRIYNPNPYFGPSELIDSGVTHNGLTASWAEVSAGINVKVFNNVYVGFSLQVKALITNSEPTDFENLYIPGFNRTYDGNFGAGFNYTIAYFIPIYKKKVVPVEVKKVSKAPTNGAVKTVPRQ
- a CDS encoding patatin-like phospholipase family protein translates to MKTKKQIAHQNLGIAKKNKIILSIDGGGMRGILTIQLLKRLEAIAGSPCYEWCDMVAGTSTGGIIASLILNKKSAQEIEDLYVKLVSRVFTKRNMLANRFYNPPAFDKINYRTLLKEIVGDKTLQDVCKETGLDCVLTSKDMSAGEETFFTCVNKDDNFIGTYKSVLLRGVMEATMSAPTYFTPFERFIDSGTTTFNNPVLAAVLEALEYTGKEKYKSDQLTVFSFGTGTTLRFIAPDKTQDPKGIDALFWLNYVMEETGKDASEMQVDVLRSGLIKGLDFRRYQISFDEETMSKLPNEKIEHIQSLKADWLHSLNNEELGNIDMADVSLFPLMITIGNAMADYICPPDEENLPITERKGNWFRSDFVYSKTGRGTLVTARGDVASIKKHLESKTWIENQPTA